One part of the Moraxella sp. FZFQ2102 genome encodes these proteins:
- a CDS encoding DUF2628 domain-containing protein — MFRLPFLEDTTPPPFYQATINAAKRRKLDQWFIGHRSQAYYLKRFDEFDRAGKLHARWHWAAFFMTFGWLLYRKRYLDCVVYCVAGWSFIKVNIAIILAVSEFVLIGHLPDAWQVMARVGIGLLVWLFWAGMVARWADAYYYRMARREIADALELYPDDDEAQRAHLQYEGGVSLVGLSVAFVIFGILLSVIATVFVPMYAKHQEQQVLHEVYTEASAIAKQVDVVMASTGQCPTDRQVTSSTHRAEIHITKAPAGIRTDCAVVARITGAYYPIRYLNGRTLTIYHDKTSDGTVLWRCQSSLSKKQSPKHCLG; from the coding sequence ATGTTTCGTTTACCGTTTTTAGAAGATACCACGCCACCGCCATTTTATCAGGCGACCATCAATGCTGCCAAGCGTCGCAAGCTTGATCAGTGGTTTATCGGTCATCGCTCGCAGGCGTATTATTTGAAGCGATTTGATGAATTTGATCGGGCAGGCAAGCTACACGCGCGTTGGCATTGGGCGGCGTTTTTTATGACTTTTGGCTGGCTTTTGTATCGCAAACGCTACTTGGACTGTGTGGTGTATTGTGTCGCTGGTTGGTCATTTATCAAGGTGAATATTGCCATCATCTTGGCGGTGAGTGAGTTTGTGCTGATTGGGCATTTGCCTGATGCTTGGCAGGTGATGGCTCGTGTGGGGATTGGGCTCTTGGTATGGCTATTTTGGGCAGGCATGGTGGCGAGATGGGCGGATGCGTATTATTATCGCATGGCTCGGCGTGAGATCGCTGATGCGCTAGAGCTGTACCCTGATGATGACGAAGCACAGCGGGCGCATCTACAGTACGAAGGCGGAGTGAGCTTGGTGGGCTTGTCGGTGGCGTTTGTGATTTTTGGGATTTTGTTGTCGGTGATTGCGACGGTGTTTGTGCCGATGTATGCCAAGCACCAAGAGCAACAAGTCCTGCATGAAGTCTATACCGAAGCCAGCGCCATCGCCAAACAGGTCGATGTGGTGATGGCAAGCACAGGGCAATGTCCGACCGACCGTCAAGTCACAAGTAGCACGCATCGAGCCGAGATTCACATCACTAAGGCACCAGCTGGCATACGCACTGACTGTGCGGTGGTGGCAAGGATTACAGGGGCGTATTATCCGATTCGCTATCTAAATGGGCGGACGCTGACGATTTATCACGACAAAACTAGTGACGGCACTGTGCTGTGGCGATGCCAGTCGTCTTTATCCAAGAAACAATCACCAAAGCATTGTTTGGGCTAG
- a CDS encoding TraX family protein translates to MIKANALTTYQLKLMMLVAMVIDHVAWAFVPTESLAGELMHTIGRMVAPMMAYFLAMGFAKSRDVMRYLGRLFGFAVMSQPVFMWFQYQIGTVDAIGDVMWGNVLFSLGTALLALMLWQSRLDKWLKLLAMLPLMLLADLSEYGMAMILWAMIFDRLRLHKAQMLIVYLLSLPIAYILIYGINITAGLGVMHFGMALSAALIALHNGQQGRAIPLWLGGRYLFYGFYPVHLAVIAWIVSYVDCC, encoded by the coding sequence ATGATCAAAGCAAATGCGTTGACGACTTATCAGCTAAAGCTGATGATGCTTGTGGCGATGGTGATTGACCATGTGGCATGGGCATTCGTCCCCACCGAGAGTCTCGCAGGCGAGCTGATGCACACCATCGGGCGGATGGTCGCACCGATGATGGCGTATTTTTTGGCAATGGGTTTTGCCAAAAGTCGTGATGTCATGCGTTATCTTGGACGGCTATTTGGCTTTGCTGTGATGTCACAGCCGGTGTTTATGTGGTTTCAGTACCAAATTGGTACGGTAGATGCCATCGGTGATGTCATGTGGGGCAATGTGTTGTTCTCACTTGGTACGGCACTGTTGGCACTGATGCTATGGCAGTCACGGCTTGACAAGTGGCTCAAGCTACTCGCTATGCTACCACTGATGCTCTTGGCAGATCTGAGCGAATACGGTATGGCGATGATACTGTGGGCGATGATATTTGATCGCTTGCGACTGCACAAAGCACAGATGCTCATCGTGTATCTGCTTAGCCTGCCTATTGCCTATATACTGATTTATGGTATCAATATCACCGCAGGACTGGGCGTGATGCATTTTGGCATGGCACTATCTGCGGCGCTGATTGCACTGCATAATGGGCAACAAGGGCGAGCGATACCCTTATGGCTTGGTGGTCGATACTTGTTTTATGGCTTTTATCCTGTGCATTTGGCAGTGATTGCATGGATTGTGTCTTATGTTGATTGTTGCTAA